A window of the Desulfurobacteriaceae bacterium genome harbors these coding sequences:
- the modB gene encoding molybdate ABC transporter permease subunit, which translates to MDPQALFSIKLSLKVATLSSLLVFLFGLPVSYFLATRSFPLKNLIDALVTLPLVFPPTVTGYLLLLILGKNGIIGAFLYKLFHTGIVFTWYGAVVAASVAAFPIFVKSSRAAIEAVDRNLIKVSYTLGKGELQTFLKIVLPLAKKGIVAALILSFARALGEFGATLMLAGNIPFKTNTIPLEIYSAVSGGDFQKANILTAITAVISIAIIYLINRLTQGEKRW; encoded by the coding sequence ATGGATCCTCAAGCTCTTTTTTCAATAAAACTCTCGCTGAAAGTTGCAACTCTCTCTTCTCTTCTCGTCTTCCTCTTCGGCCTCCCCGTTTCTTACTTTCTTGCAACAAGGAGCTTTCCACTTAAAAATCTAATTGATGCTCTTGTTACTCTTCCCCTTGTCTTTCCACCGACAGTTACAGGCTATCTACTTCTTCTCATTCTTGGAAAAAACGGCATTATCGGCGCTTTCCTCTACAAACTCTTTCACACAGGCATTGTCTTCACCTGGTATGGGGCTGTTGTTGCCGCTTCTGTTGCTGCTTTTCCAATTTTCGTCAAAAGTTCAAGGGCAGCAATTGAAGCTGTTGACAGGAATCTTATAAAGGTTTCCTATACTCTCGGAAAGGGTGAGCTCCAGACCTTTTTAAAAATCGTCCTCCCACTTGCAAAGAAGGGTATTGTTGCAGCACTTATTCTCTCCTTTGCAAGGGCTCTTGGAGAGTTTGGAGCAACCCTTATGCTTGCAGGGAACATTCCTTTCAAGACAAATACGATTCCCCTTGAAATATACAGTGCTGTTTCAGGAGGAGATTTCCAGAAAGCCAACATCCTGACTGCAATTACGGCTGTGATTTCCATTGCAATTATCTACCTGATAAACAGACTGACCCAGGGAGAGAAGAGATGGTAG
- the modA gene encoding molybdate ABC transporter substrate-binding protein, translating into MRLILTVFMFIITFMFSNSFAAEISISAAMGTRELVSEIGDRFEKQTGNRLIFNFSSSGKLARQIEAGAPADVYISASKFWMDYLVKKGVVDKESALPFAKTKLVLVVPKNSKVTSLEEAEKIAVGDKLAPVGKYALETLKNLGLYEKVKEKLVFAPTVRQITIWVVTGNADAGIIYYSDYMKFKDRLKLIEVFPESSHRPIMFYVGLVNSSQKKNLGREFEEFLLSQDGKEFGKFGFFKVNEGR; encoded by the coding sequence ATGCGTCTGATCTTAACTGTGTTTATGTTTATTATAACCTTTATGTTTTCAAACAGTTTCGCTGCAGAGATCTCCATTTCTGCTGCAATGGGGACAAGAGAACTTGTTTCTGAGATCGGGGACAGGTTTGAGAAACAAACGGGTAACAGATTAATTTTCAACTTCTCATCTTCTGGAAAACTTGCAAGGCAGATAGAAGCTGGAGCTCCAGCTGATGTTTACATTTCCGCTTCAAAGTTCTGGATGGACTACTTAGTCAAAAAGGGAGTTGTAGATAAGGAGAGTGCCTTACCTTTTGCCAAGACAAAGTTGGTTCTTGTTGTTCCTAAGAATTCAAAAGTAACCTCCTTAGAAGAAGCAGAGAAGATAGCTGTAGGTGACAAGCTTGCTCCTGTTGGTAAGTATGCTCTGGAAACTTTAAAAAACCTCGGTCTTTACGAAAAAGTTAAGGAAAAGTTAGTGTTTGCACCAACTGTGAGGCAAATAACAATCTGGGTTGTAACAGGAAATGCAGATGCAGGAATTATTTACTACTCTGACTATATGAAATTTAAAGATAGGTTGAAACTCATAGAAGTCTTTCCAGAAAGTTCACACAGACCAATAATGTTCTACGTGGGTTTAGTTAATTCTTCACAGAAAAAGAACCTTGGTAGGGAGTTTGAAGAATTCCTGCTTTCTCAAGATGGAAAAGAGTTTGGAAAGTTTGGTTTCTTTAAAGTCAATGAGGGTAGGTAA